From Halotia branconii CENA392, the proteins below share one genomic window:
- a CDS encoding glutamate acetyltransferase — MINAHSIYTYNHKIKRTHNKKIPLHKGRDNEKILYVSGIALQVSKSHNSQPMEVANSIVSYLSKTCDGIFSIRIVPPGWIHLEVSPPFTASWLQNIAMGSLEEGGKAEEANKESINSVSSHVFQTNSQCPMTAVATSRQSGPTHCLPHAQIHNLDHLFTIQHAHARCCSLVLLAHREGLIKLREPLPDTSPAFWSVIFPEQIPWLNCDGKLCLNHPDESRLITELVQVVDAFECKDVGSWEKAGLNLSQAWENFWCKCRFWGEVKTLSPELAQARVGLLMTTQSVLRFLLVEKLGVLALMEL, encoded by the coding sequence ATGATAAATGCTCATAGCATTTATACTTATAATCACAAAATTAAACGCACACATAACAAAAAAATTCCTCTGCATAAAGGTAGAGATAATGAAAAAATTTTATATGTCTCAGGTATTGCTTTGCAGGTATCAAAATCTCATAATTCACAACCTATGGAGGTAGCCAATAGTATTGTTTCTTATTTATCAAAGACCTGTGATGGTATTTTTAGTATCCGAATTGTTCCTCCAGGTTGGATTCATTTAGAAGTAAGTCCGCCTTTTACCGCGTCTTGGTTACAAAATATTGCAATGGGTAGTTTAGAAGAAGGAGGAAAAGCAGAGGAAGCCAACAAAGAAAGCATCAATTCTGTTTCCTCCCATGTTTTTCAGACAAACTCCCAATGCCCCATGACGGCAGTTGCTACAAGTCGGCAGAGCGGCCCAACGCACTGCCTCCCCCATGCCCAAATCCATAATCTTGACCACTTGTTTACAATTCAACATGCCCATGCACGTTGCTGTTCGCTAGTGCTGCTAGCTCATCGAGAAGGATTAATTAAACTTAGAGAACCACTACCAGATACTAGCCCAGCTTTTTGGAGTGTAATTTTCCCAGAGCAAATACCTTGGCTAAATTGTGATGGCAAACTTTGTTTGAATCATCCAGATGAAAGTCGTTTAATTACCGAGTTAGTGCAAGTGGTAGATGCTTTCGAGTGTAAGGATGTCGGTAGTTGGGAAAAAGCAGGGCTAAATTTGAGTCAAGCATGGGAAAACTTTTGGTGCAAATGTCGCTTTTGGGGTGAAGTAAAAACTTTATCTCCAGAACTAGCTCAGGCTAGAGTGGGATTGTTAATGACTACTCAGTCTGTATTAAGATTTTTGCTGGTCGAAAAGTTGGGAGTTTTAGCTCTGATGGAGTTATGA
- a CDS encoding Crp/Fnr family transcriptional regulator — protein sequence MQSPSSFSEASRPFLTWQRILDWAQEHYRCRTFSKDERIPARPGLLYLVQRGAIRMVGTAQVSATASQLTSRRINRTPEEAFLGFVGAGQPFEIVAQSPFTLQSYAHVDQTAVLWMYWHDLDNWPHFRREVMDAFRYQHQRKLLWLSALGQRRTIDRLLGFLTLLIEEYGEPSMSETDPDVIRGYCLPFPLTHAQIGSAIGSTRVTVTRLMGKLRQRGLILTQGDNLICLPAESINRVS from the coding sequence ATGCAATCTCCATCTTCTTTTTCTGAGGCATCACGGCCTTTTTTGACTTGGCAACGAATTCTTGATTGGGCTCAAGAACACTACCGCTGCCGCACCTTTAGCAAAGATGAACGCATTCCAGCTAGACCTGGATTGCTGTATTTGGTGCAAAGGGGTGCAATCCGCATGGTAGGAACCGCCCAAGTGAGCGCTACTGCCAGTCAGCTAACGTCTCGACGAATTAACAGAACCCCAGAAGAAGCTTTTTTGGGTTTTGTAGGAGCCGGACAACCATTTGAAATTGTTGCTCAGTCACCATTCACGCTCCAGTCATACGCTCATGTAGACCAAACTGCTGTGTTGTGGATGTACTGGCATGATTTAGACAACTGGCCTCACTTCCGTCGTGAAGTTATGGATGCCTTTAGGTATCAGCACCAGCGTAAATTGCTGTGGTTGAGTGCCTTGGGACAAAGGCGTACAATTGACCGACTCTTAGGATTTCTCACATTGTTGATTGAGGAATATGGAGAGCCGTCCATGAGTGAAACAGACCCCGATGTGATTCGCGGTTATTGTTTACCCTTTCCTCTTACCCATGCTCAAATTGGTAGCGCTATTGGTTCGACTCGCGTTACTGTCACCCGCTTAATGGGCAAGTTGCGTCAACGCGGTTTAATTCTCACCCAAGGGGATAATCTTATTTGCTTGCCAGCAGAGTCGATTAATCGAGTCAGCTAA